In Coriobacteriia bacterium, one genomic interval encodes:
- the gatA gene encoding Asp-tRNA(Asn)/Glu-tRNA(Gln) amidotransferase subunit GatA: MSALDLSSLTAPEIRSGIVSGDFSAREAAHAAFERIEALDFEVHAFNQVTPELAYAAADRTDEMVRSGASPDELPPLAGVPVAFKDNMNLRGTNTTCSSRILENHRSVYDCTAVSRMLHAGAVPIGKLNMDEFAFGSSTENSAFGPTRNPWDLERVPGGSSGGSAAAVSAGMASITLGSDTGGSIRQPGSLCGVVAMKPTYGRVSRYGCVAFASSLDQIGPFSKSVEECALSLNAICGKDPMDATSVTRPSEDFTVGLDDGVAGMRIAVVRDMLDMEGVAPEVKAATLAAADTFASLGAQIGEVNLPSAQHGLSAYYIIGPAEASSNLARFDGIRYGHRVADATDVLDLYMRSRAEGFGPESIRRIMLGTYALSAGYYDAYYGQAQKARTIIIQDFESAFADYDVLLTPTSPTTAFKIGEKSADPLAMYLSDIYTIPVNLAGNCGVSVPAGLGSESGMPVGLQLIGTHFAEATVLKAARAFEAATAFDATPTAVKALSGRA, translated from the coding sequence GTGAGCGCTCTGGACCTGTCTTCGCTCACCGCGCCTGAGATTCGCAGCGGCATCGTCTCGGGTGACTTCTCCGCGCGCGAAGCCGCCCATGCCGCTTTCGAGCGGATCGAGGCCTTGGACTTCGAGGTTCATGCTTTCAACCAAGTGACCCCCGAGCTTGCCTATGCAGCCGCCGACCGAACCGATGAGATGGTGCGCTCCGGGGCCAGCCCCGACGAGCTGCCGCCCCTGGCGGGAGTCCCGGTGGCGTTCAAGGACAACATGAACCTGCGCGGTACGAACACCACGTGCTCGTCGCGCATCCTTGAGAACCACCGGAGCGTCTACGACTGCACAGCGGTCTCGCGCATGCTGCACGCGGGTGCGGTGCCGATCGGCAAGCTCAACATGGACGAGTTCGCGTTTGGCTCATCCACCGAGAACTCAGCCTTCGGCCCGACGCGCAATCCGTGGGATCTCGAGCGGGTGCCCGGTGGTTCCAGCGGTGGATCGGCTGCGGCGGTCAGCGCCGGAATGGCCTCGATCACGTTGGGCAGCGACACCGGTGGCTCTATCCGGCAGCCGGGATCGTTGTGCGGCGTGGTCGCGATGAAGCCCACCTATGGTCGTGTGTCGCGCTACGGCTGTGTCGCCTTCGCATCGTCGCTGGATCAGATCGGTCCGTTCTCCAAGAGCGTCGAGGAGTGCGCGCTATCCCTCAACGCCATATGCGGCAAGGATCCGATGGACGCGACGAGCGTCACTCGTCCGTCCGAGGACTTCACCGTCGGCCTCGATGACGGTGTGGCCGGCATGCGCATCGCGGTCGTGCGCGACATGCTCGACATGGAGGGCGTCGCTCCTGAGGTGAAGGCTGCGACTCTGGCGGCGGCCGATACGTTCGCGTCATTGGGAGCCCAGATCGGCGAGGTCAACCTGCCATCGGCACAACATGGGTTGTCCGCGTACTACATCATCGGGCCCGCTGAGGCCTCGTCGAACCTCGCACGCTTCGACGGGATTCGGTACGGCCATCGGGTAGCCGACGCCACAGACGTGCTCGATCTGTACATGCGCTCGCGAGCCGAGGGGTTCGGTCCAGAGTCCATCCGGCGCATCATGCTGGGGACGTACGCCCTGTCCGCAGGCTACTACGACGCCTACTACGGTCAGGCGCAGAAGGCCCGGACCATCATCATCCAGGACTTCGAGAGCGCATTTGCTGACTACGACGTGCTCTTGACGCCGACCTCGCCGACTACCGCGTTCAAAATCGGCGAGAAGTCGGCCGATCCGCTTGCGATGTATCTTTCAGACATCTACACGATTCCGGTGAACCTCGCAGGTAACTGCGGTGTCTCGGTTCCCGCAGGATTGGGGAGCGAGTCCGGTATGCCCGTAGGGCTTCAGCTGATCGGTACCCACTTCGCCGAGGCGACGGTGCTCAAAGCGGCCCGTGCGTTCGAGGCGGCGACAGCGTTCGATGCAACGCCGACCGCTGTCAAAGCGTTGTCTGGCCGAGCGTGA
- the gatC gene encoding Asp-tRNA(Asn)/Glu-tRNA(Gln) amidotransferase subunit GatC → MALTESEVRHVALLARLALSDEQVDTLRTELNSILGHIDAIQQLDLAGVEPTAHAIPMVNEVRADEPKPCLTTEMALLNAPQSEAGAFVIPQIVGPGGDEA, encoded by the coding sequence ATGGCCCTTACCGAATCAGAGGTGCGGCATGTCGCGCTGCTCGCCCGTCTCGCGCTCTCAGATGAGCAAGTGGACACGCTGAGGACCGAGTTGAATTCGATCCTCGGACACATCGACGCGATTCAGCAGCTCGACTTGGCCGGAGTCGAGCCGACAGCGCATGCGATTCCGATGGTCAACGAAGTGCGCGCCGATGAGCCCAAGCCGTGCCTGACCACAGAGATGGCGCTGCTCAACGCCCCCCAGTCTGAAGCAGGAGCGTTCGTCATTCCGCAGATCGTCGGCCCCGGGGGTGATGAGGCGTGA
- the ligA gene encoding NAD-dependent DNA ligase LigA, whose amino-acid sequence MVKTPVTHDAAKSRAAELRSEIEYHAHRYYALDEPEISDAAYDSLVRELEGIEATFPELVTPDSPTQRVGTAPSEIFAPAAHRNRMYSLDNAMDLDELDAWLARVREAVGDRPCAFVCELKIDGSSLALTYRDGVLERAATRGDGRTGEDVTANARTIRDIPLRLRREAGSPEPATTLFGSEQSEVEVRGEVYLPKASFERLNAEQDAAGSQPFANPRNAAAGSLRQKDPQVTAGRELATFLYAIAEPRELGLAAQSEVLAWLRMAGFRVNPDVATCADAEAVRSFCRSALSQRDDLPYEIDGVVVKVDSLALQDELGHTSKAPRWAIAFKFPPEEKTTRLLDIQVSVGRTGVLTPFAVFEPVLVAGSTIQKATLHNADEIARKGVLIGDTIIVRKAGDVIPEVVGAVVGLRDGTERSFAMPSTCPSCGSAVWREEGEVALRCTDLACPAQRVERLVHWASRGAADIEGLGDEIVARLVEAGLVVDVSDFYALRSSDLAGLDMGRVKQDGDAVVLGPVVADKLLASIDASRSRPPARLLFGLGIRHVGATVAEALIAEFGGVGRLAKADEEQLATTDGVGPRIAASVRAFFDTPRNRDVLARLVEAGVTLEAERAEPARPQTLAGLTFVLTGSLEHHTRDEAAAALKELGAKVAGSVSKKTSFVVAGEAAGSKLDRAIDLGVTVLDENALTQVLETGEPPRAS is encoded by the coding sequence ATGGTGAAGACCCCGGTGACGCACGACGCGGCGAAGTCGCGCGCGGCGGAGCTCAGAAGCGAGATCGAGTACCACGCGCACCGGTACTATGCACTCGACGAACCCGAGATCAGCGATGCCGCGTACGACTCGCTCGTACGCGAGCTCGAGGGAATCGAAGCCACGTTCCCCGAGCTGGTGACGCCGGACTCGCCCACGCAACGTGTGGGAACGGCCCCAAGCGAGATCTTCGCCCCTGCCGCCCACAGAAACCGCATGTACTCGCTCGACAATGCCATGGACCTCGACGAACTCGACGCCTGGTTGGCACGGGTGCGCGAGGCCGTGGGGGATAGACCGTGCGCGTTCGTCTGCGAGCTCAAGATCGACGGCAGCTCCCTGGCGCTCACCTATCGCGATGGGGTGCTCGAACGTGCGGCCACCCGAGGCGACGGGCGTACGGGTGAGGATGTCACGGCCAATGCGCGGACCATTCGGGATATCCCGCTTCGGCTCCGCAGGGAGGCCGGATCGCCGGAGCCCGCGACGACGTTGTTCGGCTCCGAGCAGTCCGAAGTCGAGGTGCGCGGTGAGGTGTACCTGCCCAAGGCAAGCTTCGAGCGGCTCAACGCCGAACAGGACGCTGCCGGCTCTCAGCCGTTCGCCAATCCCCGCAATGCGGCCGCCGGGTCTCTTCGTCAGAAGGACCCGCAGGTGACGGCGGGTCGGGAGCTGGCCACGTTCCTCTATGCGATCGCAGAACCCCGTGAACTCGGTCTGGCCGCTCAATCCGAGGTGCTCGCCTGGCTCAGGATGGCGGGCTTTCGTGTGAATCCTGATGTCGCGACGTGCGCCGATGCCGAAGCGGTTCGGAGCTTCTGTCGCAGTGCGCTGTCGCAGCGCGATGACTTGCCCTATGAGATTGACGGCGTGGTAGTCAAGGTCGACTCGCTTGCGCTGCAGGACGAACTCGGTCACACGAGCAAGGCCCCGCGCTGGGCGATCGCCTTCAAGTTCCCGCCCGAAGAGAAGACGACCCGGCTGCTTGATATCCAGGTCAGCGTCGGGCGCACAGGGGTACTCACGCCGTTCGCGGTCTTCGAGCCCGTGCTTGTCGCAGGGTCGACGATTCAGAAGGCCACACTGCACAACGCCGACGAGATAGCGCGAAAAGGCGTGCTCATCGGCGATACGATCATCGTGCGCAAGGCCGGGGACGTGATTCCCGAGGTGGTCGGAGCGGTCGTGGGACTCCGAGATGGTACTGAGCGCAGCTTCGCCATGCCAAGCACGTGTCCGAGCTGCGGCAGTGCGGTGTGGCGCGAAGAGGGTGAGGTCGCGCTGCGATGCACCGATCTCGCCTGTCCCGCTCAACGAGTCGAGCGGCTCGTCCACTGGGCCAGTCGTGGGGCCGCCGACATAGAAGGGCTCGGGGACGAAATCGTAGCCAGGCTGGTCGAGGCGGGGTTGGTGGTAGACGTCTCCGACTTCTACGCGCTTCGGTCCTCCGATCTCGCCGGTCTGGACATGGGGCGCGTCAAGCAGGACGGTGACGCCGTGGTGCTGGGTCCCGTGGTGGCGGACAAGCTGCTCGCATCGATTGACGCTTCCCGTTCGCGGCCGCCTGCCAGACTGCTGTTCGGGCTGGGCATCCGCCACGTCGGCGCCACCGTGGCCGAGGCGCTCATCGCGGAGTTTGGCGGAGTGGGGAGGCTCGCGAAGGCCGACGAGGAGCAGTTGGCGACAACCGACGGGGTCGGGCCGCGGATCGCAGCCAGTGTCCGTGCGTTCTTCGACACTCCCCGGAATCGCGACGTTCTTGCGCGGCTGGTAGAGGCGGGTGTGACGCTGGAGGCCGAGCGGGCTGAGCCTGCGCGACCCCAGACGCTTGCCGGTCTCACGTTCGTGCTCACCGGGTCGCTCGAGCACCACACGCGCGATGAGGCCGCCGCCGCCCTCAAGGAACTTGGTGCCAAGGTGGCGGGCTCTGTGAGCAAGAAGACATCGTTCGTGGTCGCCGGGGAGGCCGCGGGATCGAAACTCGATCGCGCCATCGACCTGGGCGTCACCGTCCTCGACGAGAACGCTCTGACGCAGGTGCTCGAAACCGGCGAACCCCCCCGAGCCTCGTGA
- the lpdA gene encoding dihydrolipoyl dehydrogenase produces MRIAVLGGGPGGYSAAFQAARLGADVVLVERERLGGTCLNWGCIPTKTILRSAHIVADTRHAAEFGLNATVASVDIDALRARKEGVVDELVGQIEGSAQRLKVDVIYGEGRLAGAHAIEVALADGATSTVEADAVIIATGSIVFKLPNIDHDMDGVWTSDDAVSLSDIPHEIVIIGGGVIGLEFACAYAAFGSRVTVVELMEQILPGNDKRVVRLAQARLEEMGVEFHLGDAVDAVERGADGRMHATLRSGGVLTADIVMSAVGRVPNTAGFGFEEAGIEFDRRAIKVDRYFATSIANVFAVGDAIGGMMLAHVAEEEGVAAARNAVAVLSGQQPHETVDNDCIPACVYTFPEVAVVGRSRDGAKESGVDAVQAIAKFAANGKALGEGEGDGFVQLVAEKGTGRIVGCQIVGPHAVEIIHEVAVAMRHGITVTQLAHTVHAHPTVSEVIKFAALDASSKV; encoded by the coding sequence ATGCGTATCGCAGTACTTGGTGGGGGCCCCGGTGGCTACTCTGCGGCGTTTCAGGCGGCTCGCCTTGGCGCTGATGTCGTCCTCGTGGAGCGGGAGCGCCTCGGCGGAACCTGTCTGAACTGGGGATGCATTCCGACCAAGACGATCCTGCGCTCAGCCCACATCGTCGCCGATACGCGTCATGCGGCCGAGTTCGGGCTGAACGCGACGGTCGCGAGCGTCGACATCGACGCCCTGCGCGCCCGCAAAGAGGGTGTGGTCGACGAGCTCGTCGGCCAGATCGAGGGTTCCGCCCAGCGACTGAAGGTCGATGTGATCTACGGTGAGGGTCGGCTGGCGGGAGCGCATGCGATCGAAGTCGCACTCGCCGATGGCGCTACGTCCACCGTCGAAGCTGACGCGGTGATCATCGCCACGGGGTCGATCGTCTTCAAGCTCCCGAACATCGACCACGACATGGACGGCGTGTGGACGAGCGATGACGCGGTCTCCCTGTCGGATATTCCCCACGAGATCGTCATCATCGGCGGCGGCGTGATCGGGCTGGAGTTCGCCTGCGCCTACGCAGCCTTCGGCTCGCGCGTGACGGTCGTCGAGCTCATGGAGCAGATACTTCCGGGCAACGACAAGCGCGTGGTGCGCCTGGCCCAGGCTCGACTTGAGGAGATGGGCGTCGAGTTCCACCTCGGTGACGCGGTGGATGCGGTGGAGCGTGGCGCCGATGGACGCATGCACGCGACGCTGCGCTCGGGCGGGGTGCTGACTGCCGACATCGTCATGAGTGCGGTCGGGCGCGTGCCCAACACCGCCGGCTTCGGTTTCGAGGAGGCTGGCATCGAGTTCGACCGTCGCGCCATCAAGGTCGACCGGTACTTCGCCACGTCGATCGCCAACGTCTTTGCCGTCGGTGATGCCATCGGGGGCATGATGCTCGCGCACGTGGCTGAAGAAGAGGGTGTGGCCGCTGCCCGCAACGCGGTCGCTGTGCTGTCCGGCCAGCAGCCACACGAGACCGTCGACAACGACTGTATCCCCGCTTGCGTCTATACGTTTCCCGAGGTAGCGGTCGTGGGCCGCAGCCGCGACGGGGCCAAGGAGAGCGGAGTCGACGCGGTTCAGGCCATCGCGAAGTTCGCCGCCAACGGCAAGGCGCTCGGCGAGGGCGAGGGTGACGGGTTCGTGCAGCTTGTGGCCGAGAAGGGCACCGGCAGGATAGTCGGATGCCAGATCGTGGGCCCGCACGCCGTGGAGATCATCCATGAGGTAGCGGTCGCGATGCGCCACGGCATCACCGTGACGCAGCTCGCCCACACCGTTCACGCCCATCCCACGGTGAGCGAGGTCATCAAGTTCGCGGCACTCGACGCATCGTCGAAGGTCTGA
- a CDS encoding diguanylate cyclase — MREILELCVELDTFAGETYGRLAGATDDEKLATTFLQLAKEERQHVEWWRDLLVAWESGLVPDIADGHGLSARLTEIRDELVALPPADIDQLDTDGMLDVAVRMEFFMLDHTFSELADYMEPGSYVEHREAYFRHVSRLIEAVEEHYSQRRLAGFLAKVLLRSYRDQQRLAALTVRDQLTGLYNRRGLLAHLSQWLAWSERYGRPLAVVLIDIDHFKQVNDTRGHAAGDEALRLVADALRRGVRTSDVLGRFGGDEFLVLAPETDRGELQGLMDRLVASVRDMSAEVGGEPTLTVSAGGTWSDGGTRVEAETMIAAADASLYEAKEEGRDHAGSPRPHISVN, encoded by the coding sequence GTGCGCGAGATACTCGAGTTGTGTGTCGAGCTTGACACCTTTGCGGGCGAAACCTACGGCCGTCTGGCGGGCGCCACCGACGACGAGAAGCTCGCGACCACATTCCTCCAGCTTGCCAAGGAGGAGCGCCAGCATGTGGAGTGGTGGCGTGACCTCCTTGTCGCCTGGGAGTCTGGTCTCGTTCCCGACATCGCGGACGGTCACGGCTTGTCCGCACGACTGACCGAGATTCGCGATGAGCTCGTTGCGCTCCCCCCTGCAGACATTGACCAGCTTGATACGGACGGGATGCTGGACGTCGCCGTTCGTATGGAGTTCTTCATGCTCGACCACACATTCAGCGAACTCGCCGACTACATGGAGCCTGGTAGCTATGTGGAACACCGAGAGGCCTACTTCCGCCACGTGTCGCGGCTGATCGAGGCTGTCGAGGAGCACTACTCACAACGCCGTCTCGCGGGCTTCCTCGCCAAGGTGCTGCTCCGCTCGTACCGCGACCAGCAGCGCCTCGCCGCGCTCACGGTTCGAGACCAACTGACGGGGCTGTATAACCGCCGGGGCCTTCTTGCTCATCTCTCGCAGTGGCTGGCATGGTCTGAGCGCTACGGTCGGCCGCTCGCGGTCGTGCTGATCGACATCGACCACTTCAAGCAGGTGAACGATACGCGCGGCCATGCCGCCGGTGACGAGGCGCTCCGTCTTGTAGCGGACGCGCTGCGGCGCGGGGTACGGACATCTGATGTGCTGGGCCGCTTCGGCGGCGATGAGTTCCTCGTACTGGCACCGGAAACCGACCGGGGCGAGCTGCAGGGGCTCATGGACCGCCTCGTGGCCTCGGTGCGCGACATGTCCGCCGAAGTCGGGGGCGAGCCGACGCTCACGGTGAGCGCAGGAGGAACGTGGTCCGACGGGGGCACCCGGGTCGAGGCCGAGACGATGATCGCTGCCGCTGACGCCTCGCTCTATGAGGCGAAGGAAGAGGGGCGCGATCACGCGGGAAGCCCGCGCCCCCACATCTCGGTCAACTGA
- a CDS encoding UPF0280 family protein has product MAGRFEPRWYRRAVRPEGLVGFRVVHAETDILVHAVRDLSEHAASVVARLRHELESYVAARPLFAESFTPVPAEPAAPAIVRSMAAAALAAGVGPFAAVAGAFADEVGEELLSLSAQVIVENGGDIFVAGDADRLVALWSGDDADGIGLRIKAGSQPCGVATSSATVGPSVSLGRASAATVVAECAALADAVASGVGNRVRSLADVAKALDWGRRIEGVRAVIVVVDGSVGAVGDVELVPLPRTLG; this is encoded by the coding sequence TTGGCAGGAAGGTTCGAACCGCGCTGGTACCGACGGGCCGTGCGCCCTGAGGGACTCGTGGGTTTCAGAGTCGTGCACGCGGAGACAGACATCCTGGTCCACGCCGTTCGCGATCTCAGTGAGCACGCCGCTTCCGTGGTCGCCCGGCTGAGGCACGAGCTGGAGAGCTACGTCGCCGCGCGCCCCCTGTTCGCTGAGTCTTTCACTCCCGTGCCCGCTGAACCCGCCGCGCCTGCAATCGTGCGTTCCATGGCCGCTGCCGCCCTCGCGGCGGGCGTTGGTCCTTTTGCGGCGGTCGCCGGAGCCTTCGCCGATGAGGTCGGCGAGGAGCTCCTGTCGCTCTCTGCCCAGGTCATCGTCGAGAACGGCGGCGACATCTTCGTGGCGGGCGACGCCGACCGATTGGTCGCTCTGTGGAGCGGAGACGATGCGGATGGTATCGGGTTGCGCATCAAGGCGGGGTCTCAGCCGTGCGGCGTGGCGACTTCAAGCGCAACAGTGGGGCCTTCGGTGAGCCTGGGTCGGGCGAGCGCTGCGACCGTGGTGGCAGAGTGCGCCGCCCTGGCCGATGCGGTCGCAAGCGGCGTGGGGAATCGGGTCCGCAGCTTGGCAGACGTCGCGAAGGCTCTCGATTGGGGTAGGAGGATTGAAGGCGTTCGCGCGGTGATCGTCGTCGTCGATGGGTCGGTCGGCGCCGTCGGAGACGTTGAACTGGTTCCCCTGCCGCGGACCCTGGGCTGA
- a CDS encoding DUF2469 family protein has translation MDSIDELDMYEAEKRLALYNEYREAIRIFVFYVETELRAYLCNGVDVEPVQAPGGTFFKVTLTDTWIYEAERPQRFVPEVVIYEVGPVHVQRLRADDE, from the coding sequence ATGGACAGCATCGACGAACTGGATATGTACGAAGCCGAGAAACGCCTGGCGTTGTACAACGAATACCGTGAGGCCATCAGGATCTTCGTCTTCTACGTCGAGACCGAACTGCGCGCGTACCTGTGCAACGGAGTCGATGTCGAACCGGTGCAGGCGCCGGGAGGAACCTTCTTCAAGGTAACGCTGACGGACACGTGGATCTATGAGGCGGAACGGCCTCAGCGATTCGTGCCCGAGGTCGTGATCTACGAGGTCGGGCCGGTCCACGTGCAGCGTCTCCGCGCGGACGACGAGTAG
- a CDS encoding sigma-70 family RNA polymerase sigma factor yields the protein MSIRAFSMRGLALRRTSDEALLEYAREGQEIAFAELYRRFHGLVYGYCLARLMDPAAAEDVAQETFMRINRSRSSETIHSARAWVFTVARSAVIDHVRRAKRMPDSLPVDDAFELAAANSDAADGMMRREDAKLVFLALARLRPRYRSALVLREMHGLSSAEIGESLSLKAGAVDTLVCRARDAFGREYAALGDLRSDCRRAVEYIYRDRGTGIAEAERGWLTSHVSTCPRCARERLMAADPKRLAFLLPFASIHPEGIGLLRRAVEAFGAAPVSLEGTSLMAAKVTAVAIAATLAIAPGLSHLGPEKPEGAARPTSVARTAPAVTEPAQHERVVVEREAPSRASVVETASVEESASTNVPGAAVVVVEGPTAPEDELISDVDVGSDATTPPVSAAGTETLDPPVDPGSDSVEPRDEVDAGTAEQPSGDAVEPGAPPSIETSVAL from the coding sequence ATGAGCATACGGGCATTCAGCATGCGAGGGCTCGCGCTTCGTCGCACCAGTGATGAAGCCTTGCTTGAGTACGCTCGAGAGGGCCAGGAGATCGCCTTCGCCGAGCTGTATCGCAGGTTCCACGGGTTGGTGTACGGATACTGCCTCGCCCGCCTTATGGATCCCGCAGCAGCAGAGGACGTCGCTCAAGAGACGTTCATGCGCATCAATCGCTCGCGCTCCTCCGAGACCATCCACAGCGCGCGCGCATGGGTGTTCACCGTGGCGCGCAGCGCGGTGATCGATCACGTTCGTCGCGCAAAGCGGATGCCCGACTCGCTTCCGGTGGACGATGCGTTCGAGCTGGCCGCTGCCAACTCGGATGCAGCCGACGGGATGATGCGCCGCGAAGACGCCAAACTCGTCTTCCTCGCGCTGGCTCGTCTCCGTCCCCGCTACCGCAGCGCGCTCGTGCTGCGGGAGATGCACGGGCTCTCGTCGGCCGAGATCGGCGAGTCACTCTCGCTCAAGGCCGGTGCCGTGGATACGCTGGTGTGTCGCGCTCGTGATGCCTTCGGCCGTGAGTACGCCGCCCTGGGTGACCTCCGAAGCGACTGCCGTCGTGCGGTCGAGTACATCTACCGCGATCGCGGCACGGGTATCGCGGAGGCTGAGCGCGGGTGGCTCACATCACACGTTTCGACCTGTCCTCGCTGCGCGCGCGAGCGCCTGATGGCTGCCGATCCGAAGAGGCTCGCATTCCTGCTTCCCTTCGCAAGCATCCATCCCGAGGGTATCGGGCTGTTGCGACGGGCGGTGGAAGCGTTCGGCGCGGCACCGGTGTCACTTGAGGGCACGAGTCTGATGGCGGCCAAGGTCACGGCGGTGGCCATCGCAGCCACGCTCGCGATCGCGCCGGGTCTCTCGCATCTGGGTCCCGAGAAGCCTGAAGGAGCCGCGAGGCCCACTAGCGTCGCCCGTACCGCACCTGCCGTGACTGAGCCTGCACAACACGAGCGTGTCGTGGTGGAGCGCGAAGCGCCTTCACGCGCATCCGTGGTTGAGACCGCGTCGGTCGAGGAGTCCGCATCGACCAACGTCCCGGGAGCGGCCGTCGTCGTGGTCGAGGGCCCCACCGCCCCGGAAGACGAGTTGATCAGCGACGTCGACGTGGGTTCCGATGCGACGACTCCGCCGGTCAGCGCGGCCGGTACTGAGACGCTCGATCCTCCGGTGGATCCGGGATCGGATTCTGTCGAACCCCGTGATGAGGTCGACGCAGGCACCGCCGAACAGCCGTCAGGCGACGCGGTCGAGCCGGGGGCACCGCCTTCCATCGAGACGAGCGTCGCACTGTAG
- a CDS encoding type II CAAX endopeptidase family protein produces the protein MVAERQRKAAQRSEELAAADERDGRVSWTLPEAGLVLAVMMASLLATDAIIGSSVMESVPAASRAVVRSAILAVFYGIQLLTLGFLAARRNVGLRAAFGLQQRRVGLSAGLVTAGLVTLVLLVTRAVATSWGWAARAAGWTPPDVGDLMTVFGGGGAGFALAAITVVVLGPLAEELAFRGVVLRAAGARWGQWPATVGTAALFAAYHMTAWTAVPLFALGIALGWLAWTRRSLWAAILVHALYNGTVVAAAYWLAA, from the coding sequence GTGGTCGCAGAGCGTCAGCGCAAGGCCGCTCAGCGCTCCGAGGAACTGGCGGCCGCCGACGAACGTGACGGTCGAGTCTCTTGGACGTTGCCCGAAGCCGGGTTGGTGCTTGCCGTGATGATGGCTTCGCTGTTGGCCACGGACGCGATAATCGGCTCGTCGGTCATGGAGTCGGTGCCTGCGGCCAGCCGCGCTGTGGTGCGCTCAGCCATACTGGCGGTCTTCTACGGCATCCAACTGCTGACCCTCGGGTTCCTCGCCGCTCGCCGCAACGTGGGATTACGGGCGGCGTTCGGTCTGCAGCAACGGCGCGTCGGCCTCTCGGCGGGGCTTGTGACCGCCGGGCTCGTGACCCTGGTTCTCTTGGTCACGCGGGCCGTTGCGACATCGTGGGGCTGGGCTGCACGAGCGGCTGGTTGGACGCCTCCGGATGTGGGAGACCTCATGACGGTGTTCGGCGGCGGAGGTGCCGGATTCGCGCTGGCGGCGATCACGGTGGTCGTGCTCGGGCCGCTTGCCGAGGAACTCGCGTTTCGGGGGGTCGTTCTGAGGGCTGCGGGTGCACGGTGGGGCCAGTGGCCGGCGACTGTGGGCACGGCCGCCCTGTTCGCCGCTTACCACATGACAGCATGGACGGCTGTTCCGCTGTTCGCTTTGGGTATCGCCCTGGGGTGGCTTGCGTGGACCCGCCGCTCGCTGTGGGCGGCGATTCTGGTTCACGCGCTGTACAACGGCACCGTCGTCGCAGCAGCCTACTGGCTCGCGGCGTAG
- the lipA gene encoding lipoyl synthase: MESEPNTDTPDRGANARKRMPAWLRRPIARPGAFGHVDQLMDELDLNTVCQSAKCPNRGECFSSGTATFLIMGGSCTRACRFCAVESRPPLPLDSDEPRRVAEAAHRLGLKHVVITTVTRDDLPDGGAEHLVSVIRAVREAVPGASVEVLTSDFAGRMDSVDVVQAARPDVFSHNMETVPRLYSEVRPQADYRRSLAVLARARSTCPDVPTKSGLMLGLGETPDEVLAVLGDLRQAGVEMLTLGQYLQPSADHLPVVEFVEPSVFVELSRKAYGLGFTAVASAPFVRSSYHAGELADSRSTRPLEVS, from the coding sequence ATGGAGAGCGAGCCGAACACAGACACCCCTGACCGTGGCGCGAACGCTAGGAAGCGCATGCCCGCATGGCTGCGTCGCCCGATCGCACGTCCGGGCGCATTCGGTCACGTCGATCAGCTCATGGATGAGCTGGATCTCAACACGGTGTGTCAGTCGGCGAAGTGTCCCAACCGCGGTGAGTGCTTCAGTTCCGGTACGGCGACCTTCCTCATCATGGGTGGGTCGTGCACGCGTGCGTGCCGCTTCTGTGCGGTGGAATCGCGCCCACCCCTTCCACTCGATTCCGACGAGCCGCGGCGAGTGGCCGAGGCCGCGCACCGACTCGGTTTGAAGCATGTCGTGATCACGACCGTCACCCGGGATGACCTGCCTGACGGGGGAGCGGAACACCTCGTTTCAGTCATTCGCGCCGTCCGTGAGGCTGTGCCGGGGGCTTCCGTCGAGGTGCTGACGAGCGATTTCGCCGGTCGGATGGACTCCGTCGATGTGGTGCAAGCCGCGAGGCCGGACGTCTTCAGCCACAACATGGAGACCGTCCCGCGGCTCTACTCCGAGGTGCGACCGCAGGCCGACTACCGCCGTAGCCTCGCCGTGCTGGCTAGGGCGCGCTCCACGTGCCCCGATGTGCCCACGAAGTCGGGCCTCATGCTGGGGCTGGGCGAGACCCCCGATGAGGTGCTCGCGGTGCTTGGCGATCTTCGACAGGCCGGCGTCGAGATGCTCACGCTGGGGCAGTATCTGCAGCCCAGCGCCGACCATCTCCCGGTTGTCGAGTTCGTGGAGCCCTCGGTCTTCGTCGAGCTGTCGCGCAAGGCGTACGGCTTGGGGTTCACCGCAGTCGCGAGCGCGCCCTTCGTGCGGTCGAGCTATCACGCCGGCGAACTCGCCGATTCCCGGAGCACGCGTCCGCTCGAGGTCAGTTGA